TGCTGCTGGATGTACAAAAACCTTTCTCCTAAGTAGATGATAGCCAGATAGATGTGCTTGTGGCTGACCACGGTAAAGAGTTGTGTATCATTAAATGTTAGAGCAAAGCTTTTAGTATTTTTAGTGCATTTATGTGCACAGCTCTAGTGTTTTGTGCTGGCTCTTCTCATTATTGCCAAGTGAAGTGAAACAGCACAAGCAGTTCATGCCTGGCATTGAAAGCAGTAGAGGGAATTGAGTAGGTACAGAACATGTTCTCAAATGCTTGGGGAATGCTTTAGAACTTGGGGAAGGTATGGTTGGTTCTCTGTTTCCAGTGGGGGTGTGTATTAGtctcactttttcttttctttcctagaCACTGGTTCCAATACTGCAGAATGAATAGACCTGGGGTTTGTCTgcaatattttctgttaatatGCGGCACTTTCTGGAGAGAAGTATGGAAAGGGACTGATCATACTCAATTCTTGTGATGCACATGTGAGTTAATCCCTACTAGAAAGCATCACAGAATGACAGCGGAAGAAATACCTGTAGCATTTCTTCATTTCACCTTATAGGGCATGAATAcaatgttactttttttttttttaattacaagaGATACTGTTGTCTTTTTTggttcaaaattatttctgtaataaacttttatttaaaaaacttgAAAGAGTGATCATTGGAAAACTTTGTTTAGAAACTAGCATTAACATATcatattttcccaaaattttctaTGTGTGTTTAGAGAAATGTGAATGAAATAGTCTTTCAGTTACAGGGTTCTGAGTGTGGTTGCACTGTTAAGTCTTGCAAGAAATGGCTGTTACAGAACAATGGAGCAGGACATCAGCAAAAGCTTAGCAGTTCTTGCTGGGCAGCATGTTTATGTGATTGTGACTGATTCTTTCTGGCTATAAATAGCTTTGCTACGTGCCCTTTGCTGCACACTGCAGATTGGTAAGTGACCATTTTTTGAAACCAAAAGAACAGACaagttgcttttattttaattgcacaATAAGTGTCTTTTTATCTTGAGGGATGCAAGTGTGCATCTGTaccatgtttttttcttgttctacATCAGACTCAGTCTTCTAGGTTTAAACGTTTTTTATTCTCTGATAATTATGTGGTCAACTGAATTTCAAACCATGTAAGTATAAAAAATTGCTCTTCCTACCTCCAGCTACTTGTAATCTCTTCCTGTCTCTGGAGAGACTTCTCCATTTTGAGTTCTCTGTAGCCTTTTTACTCTACTAATGcaaataattattataattaataatGTTTCAATTAAGTGTGCATTAGAGTAATAGAATGGCcagggttggaaaggaccttaaggatgatctcattccagccccttgccatggacagggacactttgcactatctcaggttgctccaagccccatccaacctggcctggagcacttccagggatggggcagccacagcttctctgcgCTGtgtctcatcaccctcacagggaagaatttcttcctgctATCTGAACCTACCCTCTCTTAGTTTGAAGTCATTCCCACTTCTCCTGTTGCTCCAGGCTTTAACCATATTTCTGGGATGGTGTTTGTCCAAGTCCTGGATCTGTCTCTTCTATGGAGGTTGATTCAGTTCACTGAAAGAGCAGGGAACAAAGGGAAGTTAATGCGGTCTGgtgttctttctgtttttttgttgctttgctCTCCATAACTTTCTTGCCActtgctttttttgtgtttgaatttCAGCTAGTCCTGCCCAGTTCATGTGATTAATGTACTTTGTGGTCTTGGAAGATTGAATTTACAACTAAAAGCATCAACTGCACTTCTGCTATACTAAGCTATTAATATCTAGTGGAAAATGCATCATTTAATTTCTTAGAGCATCAGTACTCTTGCTGCTGCCTGTTTGGTTCTTCTTTGCCTGTAGTGTTccagaatttttcatttatttgtttatttcattGTTGATTTTCTTTAGAAAGATCACAATTGCTTCCAAttctcagcagcagagagaaagtAAAATACACTTTTGCACCTTGACATTGAACTGTAATGGATGTTTCTATTTAGAAAGTAAATTAACTTAAAGAAAGcgaaaggaaaaaataaacacaagtgCAGAACTGGTTGCGGATGACTGCCTCTTTAAACATGGTttccaagaaaaaggattttgttAATTCCATAGGTGTGCAAACCAGGATGTTGCCTGATGTAAGCTGTTTGCTCAGTCAGAGATGTCAATACCTGACTTCAAATGTTGTTGGAGAGGCACAAATTCAAGTGCAGAGCAGTAAGAATTTATGATGAATTTCCAGAAGACAAGTTTAATCAGGATCATTATGTACCTTTGCATGATGACTAGGCACAATGAGGTAGAGTTACTCAAAGCACAGATACTTGTGTTTAGGGGTCTTGGCAGTTTAGGAGTTAAGATTTCAGTCAAGGTCCTGTTGACCTGGGTTTGCTTTTATGTAGTCTAaaattttggggtggggaggaaAGTAGGAGTGTATTACAAAGCACTTTATTGAGACTGTAGTGGGAGACATGaacttttttcttcactgtaacCTAAAGGGTGGTCTTTGTTAAGATTAGCCATTATGGACTAGGAGATAgtaatttaattataaaaacCCAGATATATCAATACTTTGGTTTGCATCTTGTGCTAGAAGAACCTGCATACTTCAAGGAAGTGGAAAATTGTTCACTGAGAGTCTAGTTAACAttttatggtcactgctgttgcagtcagaagaaaaagaacaccCTAACCCTGCTCCCTGAATCAATTTTACTGATGATTGCAAATACTTAACTGGTATTGTGTTCTTTTCCTCCAAATTCATTTTCATTGACTAATTTCTTTATTATAGGGCATCTCAGGGATGTTCACATAAAGTATCAAATGTGAAGCAAGAAGGAAATACACCCTCCTAACTAAAGCTAAAAAGAGCTGTTATGGACCTGTTGTGTAAGTATGTAGTAAGCCACgttgttcttttaaaaataaagtgaaaaccacttggaaataaaataatatttaaggCCACatttaaaccagaaaaataaatctgttacTAAATTTCAGAATTATAGTTTCATCTTCCTCCCATGCACTTCTTGAAAGGTAAATTTGCAGCATATTTCCCCCTTAAACAACTGGTGGCTTATTTAGAATTCAGGTTGTTAGTTAATGATTGTACTCAGAAGTGTCAGAATTAGTTTTTTTACTACACAAAGTTAATATTTTTGATATTATTTCCAATTGGACAGTCCATGATTTTACTAATGAATTGCATATGAAGTTTAACCTATTTTTGGAGGTGGTCCTGTTATCTGATGTGATTCTGCTACTTTGGGCTAGAGCTGGTCCTACTCTATTCAAaagttaattctttttttcagttctgcaaCTAGCTAACAAATTATGTGACTTCTCTGTGCTTTGTTGCCAACTTTCTAAGACAGCAGCTGTCTGATTTCTAAGATCCTTTGAGATCTCTGAAAGGCAAAGTTCTGTATTAAGAGTTGAGTGGTGATTTTTGCTGCCATTTCTAAGGGCAGAGGCATATCACTGCTTTGATGAATGACTGCACTCATAAATGTGACATTTCTGATGTCTTTGAAGGAGGATATGCTGAGAATATTCCTTTGTAAGAATCTTTTTGTCTTAGTTCACCTTAAGCATTTGGGAGTAGGCTTattctttcagaagaaatgaagaagtgaTTTGAGATAAATTTGCGCAAGATAGCCTTTGTTTTTGCAACCAAATCGTTTAAGAGGAATTGTGGGTTAGTAACACCATCAGAAACAGGAAATTTCCTTTGGATCAAGAAAATTGGCTATCGAGCTTTACAAGTTGTTTACCTCTGCAAGTAGTAGCAGCAGAAGGGTCATTTTTACCCAAAGCAGTGATCTCTCTGAACAGGAGGGCTGCCTAGGCTGTGCTGTTAGATAACTGCTGTCCCTCCTACTGAGTCACCAAGATGCTTTTCTGGTATGCTGACTTCACTTGATGCCTTCATATTCTATGGGCAAGCTCTTTCAAATCTGGATAAATGCTCAGAATCTCTGTCTTCAGGTCAAACCAGGAAGGGCAAAGATTGCAGTGAgtaacatggaaagaaaaaatattttgactttgCTAAAAGGCTTACCACGGGACAGATTGGAAATGGCACTTTCCACCCCCAATCTAAGTCTTTGTCTCTCCGTCTGTAACATTATTGTGTCTGACAATAATAGATGAAACATTGTTACTGCAGTGTGTACAAGCAATACTTCATGTTTCTGAGagaagaaacagctgaaaaagTTAAACATATTTACCAAGTAAAAGGGATAAAAATCGCTGTTGACAAGTCTGTAAGTGACTTGTAAGTATGTATTTTTCTCTACAGGTGTATTTGCAAAATTATAGAGCGGTCCTTCATTCAATAATCTTTCACTGTTTCATGCTGGGATTCCTTCTAGCCTGCCCAAACACCTTTGTTCtttgagaaataaattatttcgTTTTTACAGACATTGATTTCATGGATGGATTTGATTTTGATGCAATTTCTTAGAACTGTTAagtatggggatttttttgtctccaTGAATAAGcacatttttcctctgttttccaagggaaaaagaCAGTACTTTGCTGCAGTTAGAAACACCGTGACCCTTTTCTGCCTGTTTCAGTCCAGAAACTTCAGCGTATCCCAGCCCTCTAGTGAACCTCTTGGCACTAGTTTGCCATTTTGAACTaatatgttttaatttaaagtaaGTGAAAGACTTCTAACAAGCAAAGCCAGGTTAGGCAGCAGTGGTTTGATGCAGTCTGCTGTGGTGGGACACTTGAGCTCTTACCCTGAATCATCAGAgaagttttgtttgttctgaAAGAATGTACTAGACATGGAGATCTGTTTAATGCTGAATTTGCTGCTGaaaccattttaaaaagttgtatGCTACCAGGTTAGCATAAAGCTTTAATCTGTTTAGCAAATGTCTCCTTACCTAAGCTGGAAACAGCTCCCTCCAGGATCAGTAatcctatttattttctctttttgcataAACAAATTCCCAATGATACATTAGGTATTTATGTTTGAGAGCTTTTCTTGACAGTACTTGGAGTTGACTGTGAAATCACCATGGCATTTTGAAAATCACTACTTTACAACCAAGTTAACTTTAAAATGTCTAACAAAATTGGAACAACTCACCTTTTCAAGTAATTTACTTCATCTTCTCATCCTATTTAAATCGATGTTTTAAAGATCCGTGGGACTGCAGTCATAACTTCATCTAAACTTAGCCTGGTGTTACAGAATTGCTTCAGATGTTCTTTGTATAATGCTAATTCTGTACTGTAGACCTTAAATTTGTAAAGGTGAGTGTTTACTTACAAGAAAGTTACTTGAATAGGTTTTTTTACATAAAGACAATGGTATTAATCCCTCAGCATTACAGGTAGTGCAAAGCTGTTGGATCCATGGAAAGTGGCTAGCTTTTAATATGAGAAGGTGAGAAAAACACGTGGGTGAAAGACAGAAGTTTGTAAATATTCCTTTCAGCTTCTAGAAACTTAATCACACAACAcattgtttttttgggttgctCATTGTCCATTGCTGGATATGGTGATTACAATATTGGAGTATCACCGAAATATTTGGGGGGGCAGGGTGATGGGAAGAGAGATGTGGATCTAGAAAATACAGGTTTGCACACCACTGTGTGTATCCCTTTGCCTGCGTTTCAGACGGAGAAGTGGGTGCACAAAGGGTTAACTGGTTTAATGCTTTCTCCAGGAACGCAAAGCATTCTCCGCAGAGCACATAGAACACCGAAGCGCTATGTATTTTAGCATCTTGGATTTTATTGAAGGTTTTTAACGATTAACGGCTTTTGCTAGAGTCGAAGTTTAAGGTGAGGCAGTCGCAGCTGTCAGTTGTTCAGCTGAGCATCGCTGCGGGTGCCGTGAACGGGCGGACGGCTGCCAGCTACTCTgtggaaaagcaaattaatcACGGTTTCAGCTCTGCCCCGAGCCTGAGCTGGAGGCACCGTGACCCGAGCCTGCCCTGGGGTCCCCTTTGCCGGCTGTCTCAGGAAGGGGCTGTGAAATTCCCCTCCCGCTTCCTGCAGCCGGTCTGAGGGAGGGAGCGCCGGGGGCAGGACAGAGGCCGAGCCTCCCGTCCTTCCACACCGGGCCTTCCCTCCGCTGGGCCGCCCCGTCCGTCTGTCCGTCTGTCCAACCCTCGGCGGGGCTGCGGCCCCGCGCTCGCCCATGGGGCTTTTCCTCGGGGCCGCGCCGAGGCGTGGGCCCCTCAGGGGCCCCGGGCGTCCTCTCTCGCCGCCCTGCAGGCGCTGTCGGCTGGACTCGCCCACGGAAGGCAGCGGGTGCAGGCCGCGATCTCCGCGGCTCCCCCTCAGAGCCCCCGGCCGTACAGGGCCTTGTGGCGCAGGTACTCCTCGAGACACTGGACGGCGGCATCGTCCACCTCGGGGTCGAACTTGTTGGCCAAGagatggtgctgctgcagcatccaGGGCAGGTCGCCCACCCCGTAGATGCAGACGGTGCGCTGGTGGCGGCCGGTGCAGGGCGGGTAGGGCGCGCCCTTGCTGATGTCCCCCTCCAGGAACTGCCACTTGACCAGGCGGGGAAGGGCGTTCATGTCCGACAGCTGGAACTTGTCGCTCTGGGGCGCGCCTCCCGGCACGCCCGGCATCCGGTTCAGGGTGGCCCAGACGTGCTCATCAGGGCTATAGCTGTCCTTGGACCACTCGAGGAACTTTTGTGCCGTGGGGTTCTTGAAAACATACTGCACGAAGTCCCGTGTGACTGCGTTGTACGCGCTGCCCGTGAACATGGGGTAGCTGTGGGGTGGCGGCTGTTTCCTCTGGTCAGTGCGAGAGATGCTCTTCCCCACCTCGTAGTGGTAGTGCCAGCGGTACTGCTTGGCGGCCGAGGGCCTCTCCGACTCCACGTTGTTgtggccctgcagcagctgcagcgcccGGACTATCTCGGCGTTGGTCTTGATGGGGAAGTCGGTGCCGCAGGTGTTGATGAGGTAGCGCCATGGCACCGGGCTCCGCAGCAGGTCTTGCATGCAGTTCAGGTCGGCCTGCAGCCGGGACCAGGCGGCATAGACCACGCTTTCCAGGCGGCTGGCCACGAAGACGTTGGGGAAGCAGGCAGCAATGGCCCGCACGGCCTCCTGGAAGGCGGCCGGGGATTTGCTGTCCATGTGGACACAGTAGACGTTCTGGGGGGCGTAGACGGACCGCAGGAGCCGCTCAAACATGTCGATTTTGTGGTGGATGACCATGGAGTAAGCTATGGGgaactcctcctcctcctggctgaGCGGGAACTCGATGTAGCGCCGGGTCTCCTTGAAGGCTCTACAGTCCCTCGTAATGTTCAGGTAGTCGCCGGGCGTCGGTGAAGCCTTTCTGTTCGCCGTTTCCAGGTTGCTGAGCTGCGCCTCCTGGATGGCCGTCTGGTCCCCGCGGACGACCCCCGAGCAGTTGATGCTGCGGCTGGGGGAGAGCTCCAGCGCCCGGTAGAGGCGGGAGCGGTCGGCGGGGTCGGGGCGGGCGGTGCCGCGCAGCGCCAGGGCGGCGGCGAGCAGCGCCAGGGGCCCGAGCAGCAGGATCAGCCagcgccgccgcgccgccgggGCCCGCTCCCACCGCTGCATCCCCGCCgtggctctgccctccctcgcctcctggctgctctggccTGAGGGAGCCCGAGCCGCTGCCGCGCGGAGCAGCCCGCCAGCGGGGCACCTTCTGCCCCTGGGAGGTGGGGAAGCGGTGCCTGGGCGATCCCGGCGCGACCTCAGGTGAACAGCAGTCTCCTCCCTCCCCGTGGCGTGGCTCTCTTTGGTTTTATCAACACGGGGTGGTTCTATATCTTCTGtgtctttttaaaagatgaTATTTCATCTTACCCCTGTCCAGCATGTAACGCAAGGAAAATTCCTTTAGAATTCAACCCTACGTAATGCACTTTTTGGAAAGACTTTACTAAATTGCTTTGGCGTCTAACCTGCTTTTCCAGTGTTCTGATTGATAGGGAAGATGTATGTTAATGTCTTTACGAAAAATTCGATAGCTGAAGGTGTGGATATTAACCTTAATATCTCCACTAACTTCCAGCAGCAGGTTTGTTACAGAACCCAGGCGCTTTGACTCCTTAAACAGACAAAGGTCTGCAAAAGCCTGAACTTCTGAACTTTGGGGTAAAATGAGAAGCTCAAGGGGAATATGTGGTAGGCGGTTCGAGAAGGCTGTACCTTCCCAGAACCTCAGCCAGCggggaaaggaggagggcaACATGCGGCCGGGAGTTCAGGCTGAAAGGAGGCTGCGCCCTCCAAAACCCAGAGAAAGCCCCGCGGGCGTACGCTCCAGTGGTCTCTTtccctttattcaaataaagttgCGGGACTGCTCTGTCTCCTTTGCGGACACTGGCTTTACACAGCGTGATTTTCCGTACGTGATCATTCCGATCCATAGGTTAAGGAAGTGGTTGCAATAAGGCTGTAGTCTAGGCAGTCAATTTGAGCAAGCTTCTTGCTGTCGTTGAGTACTTTGAGCTTTAGTTAAGGATTACTGCAAAAGATAACTGGGCAAAGTTGAATCTCTGCTCCTATAGGGAATGCAGAAGGCGAAGGTAGAGGCTATGGTTTATAAATAATTTGCCACAAAGTGTCTCTTTTTAAGGGAGTAAGTGGGACAATATTTGCACCAACACGCTGGCCAAGGCAGTATCATATAAAAGAGAGCAGTAGCTGCAAGTGATAAAACATTCCTTGTGCtgtgctgaagaaaataatgctCCCTAAGCTTTGCAGTCATCCTGAGCTACTTTGTGGTTTGAACCAAACGTAGTATGTGGTgctgtatttataaaaaaaggACCAGTTTCAATGTTTCAATGATGAGTCAAAatttctaagattttttttttgagatagaaggtttttgtttttctgtctccaGACAGATAAAGAAACAAACTCACAGAATCTGCAGCTGGACTGAGGACAGTTGTAAGTGTAGTTCTAGAAAAAAAGGTTCTAGCACAGGTTCTAGAAAAAAAGTAGCAGTTACTTCTACAATTTCAAAACTGAGATTATTTGTTAAATTAGTAAATTTAACCAACTCAGTAAATAATTGTCTTAGACATCAGTGGCCCAGAAATTTTACCGGGcattatgaaaagaaattatgtgaTACACATAATATTTCCTATATGCACAATGCCAGTTTGCCTGCGCTGAACACCAAAGTAGATATACTTGGGagaaatatggggaaaaaaggcttgAGGAATGTAATTATATGCACTTAAATTACTTTGAATTAATTTGTTAACATTCTGTAAATTTAGTTGCAGATTCACCAATATGAACTTGTTTAGTACAAGAAACTTGACATTTTTTAAGGTTTCTAAGTTAGTAGCTTCATCATTTGCTTTGTGGTACACAGCTCTTTAGTTATAGGCTCTTACTTGAAGTAAGAAAGAATGCAGCAAACCAAGCAACCTGCAGTGCTTATGCCTCTGCTTTCAggataaatttttaaaactttctcaTCTGGAAAgtatgaaatataaataatcaggcaaacagctgaaaatctgaaaaaaaagaattaaatataaCTTTtgtaaagctgctttttttttttctcatgaaagAAATGTTAGCCTATGCAAAATAATGCTTTGTTTGTAAAGTCCAAGACTTGAGGAATTGTTTTCATACTAAATAGTTTAAAACCTGTTAACATTTATATTCTTATGTGTAATTGTAACTTCCAACAACTTAAAATTAAGCTCTGGGTTCAAATCTTCGGTATTCCCTTAAATGATGATATGTTTGACTGAATACAACAGGGACTGCTCACAAGTGGGTGATGGAAATCAGCTGTCCTGCAGTCAGTATATGATACACAATCCAAGCACTGCTGACAGCAGCCATGTGATTGCTTGCAGTGCAGAGATAAATAGCCTGGAGATATGACAGCAAATGACAGTGTGAGAGGAGAATGGTTAATCATGTTTAGGTAATAATCTTGCAGAAGACTATCTGTGAAGGGTTACACAATGTGCAAGATTCTTGTGATTATGCTCTTTGCAGAAGTGTACAACAGGCTGTGAAAAGTTTTGTGTTTGAAAGACGAATGGCAGAGAGAGGAATTCAGGTGTTTCACAGACTGTACTGTCATAAGACAAACTGGTGTTGCAATTATTTTCCAGAATTCCCCTGTTGATCTCCAAGTCTGAAGAGTTTTCATCAGTGTGACAACTTTCAGTTAAATAGTTTTGGTAAGTCTAGGTGCCATGTCTCTCTAGTGCCTTTTTGTACCTGCTTCCATTTCAGTTAGGCATATCAAGTCAGGAGTTCCTGCTATTTTAGCTTTCCTGTTAAAGGATAAAAAGAACCTTCACAAGTTAACCTGCTATCTATTTGCCTAATTTCAACAGTTTCTAGGTTATGGTTGAGATAAATGTATTGGAGATTGGAGAAGAAACATCTATTCTGCTTGCTtctccaaggggaaaaaaaaaaaccaacaaaaaacaacaacttcTGATTGCTTGTTGATATTGTCAGACCTGGTGAAGCACCTGGTTGAAATTTACACTGATGGTAAGGGCCAAAATCTCACCAGGTTCACCTGTACACGGTTAGCTTGTAAAAGGAAGAGGGTTTTCCCAGTAAAAGCAACTTTATTAAAAGAGACCTCATGTGGAGGGATCAGGCTATAGTGATTGCTAAAATCTGTAAGGAATGGATTTTTGTGTATATAGATACActatgacttttaaaaaatatatggaaGTAATAAGTTTTGTGAACTTATTCAAAGAGACATCTGAGACCAGATTTGTatatgctaaaaaaaataaattagtgtgTTATACTCCATTGATTGGGGGGGGCCTAAGAATTTCAGTTTTAGCTTCTTGGTCAAAAATTGTTTGAGTGTcaagtgttttgttgttgttgggtttttttgtttgtttgttttttggtttttgttatggttggtttgtttgtggggtttctgagttccttccttccctccctccctatTACAGGCCATCTTTCAGGGATTTTGAAGGATTCCACCTGTAAGCTATAATACCACTTTTAAGCTATCAGATCATTGTTGCTTTGTTGTATCattctgctgcctttctg
This window of the Cinclus cinclus chromosome 13, bCinCin1.1, whole genome shotgun sequence genome carries:
- the GCNT3 gene encoding beta-1,3-galactosyl-O-glycosyl-glycoprotein beta-1,6-N-acetylglucosaminyltransferase 3, with amino-acid sequence MQRWERAPAARRRWLILLLGPLALLAAALALRGTARPDPADRSRLYRALELSPSRSINCSGVVRGDQTAIQEAQLSNLETANRKASPTPGDYLNITRDCRAFKETRRYIEFPLSQEEEEFPIAYSMVIHHKIDMFERLLRSVYAPQNVYCVHMDSKSPAAFQEAVRAIAACFPNVFVASRLESVVYAAWSRLQADLNCMQDLLRSPVPWRYLINTCGTDFPIKTNAEIVRALQLLQGHNNVESERPSAAKQYRWHYHYEVGKSISRTDQRKQPPPHSYPMFTGSAYNAVTRDFVQYVFKNPTAQKFLEWSKDSYSPDEHVWATLNRMPGVPGGAPQSDKFQLSDMNALPRLVKWQFLEGDISKGAPYPPCTGRHQRTVCIYGVGDLPWMLQQHHLLANKFDPEVDDAAVQCLEEYLRHKALYGRGL